AGATTGCGGAGTGTGCTTAATTTGTATGTGTGCTCACGAGCATGTTTACTTATGCGAGTAATTCATCACCTCTTTCGCACGGTGCGCACATGTCAGAACCTGCCAGTTCTTTATCTGAGAGCGGCCGTGGAGAGAAATCTGACATGACGAGTGGATTGCCAGAGGAAGTACCTGATTGTGACACAGTCGGGTACTTTTTTGTTTTTATCCGCGGGAACGCGCACGCAGATGCAGAAGAAATATACCGCTTATGCAGGAAACTCTGCAGAGCGGGGCTCTTTCAGGAAGGAGGATTTTTATGTATCGGACGCAGATTTGCGTAAAGACGCTGAAGGTTACGGAATGGATCGCAGAATACTGTCAGCCGGAAACCTTCGTTCCTCTCTGCAGGGAGTGTCCGGAATATCAGAAAAACTGGTCCTGTCCGCCCGGAGTGCCTCCGGTGAAAGAGATTGCGGGAAAGTACCGGTATGTACAGGCGATAGGCCTGAAGGTGATTTATGAGGAACGGGTCAGAAAAGAGGCGCTGACCGCACCTGGGCGTGCGGAGGAGCTGCGTGAGCAGAGCTACGGCGCAGCAAAAAAGAAAATGCTGCAGGCGCTTCTGGCGCTGGAGAAGGTGATTACGCCTTCGCAGACGATTATGGCGGGCTGCTGCGTACTTTGCGGACGCTGTGCCAGAATCGACGGGAAGCCGTGCAGACATCCGGAGGAGATGCGCTATTCCTTTTCCGGGCTGGGGTTTGATCTGGGCAGGATTTCCGGAGAGCTTCTGGAGATGCCGCTTCTGTGGCAGAAGGAGGGACTTCCGGAATATAACGTGGCAATAGCCGCCTTCCTGCATAACTAAGCTATTTTTCATTCCGGCTTATTGACGGATGTGAAGATAGAAAAAAATACAAAGAAAGGAGCAGTTATGGAACAATTTGGAGTCAGAACCAGGATTGTTATGGGCGACGGTCTGGACGCCATGATTGGCAGAATGAAGCGCGTATTCGTCGTAACGGACAGCTTTATGGCAAGCAGCGGCAAGGCGGATTATGTGACAGCCAGACTGGACAAAGCCAGGGTGGAGTACACCGTTTTTTCTGATATTTCCGGAGAACCGGATATCGGGATGGTGACGGCGGGTACCAGCCGGATGCTGGAGTTTGAACCGGATACCGTAATCTGCATGGGCGGAGGCGCAGCCATCGATGCCGCAAAGGCAATCGTATTTGTGGCGCGCAAGGCCGGGGACAGCAAGGCTGTGGAATTTATCGCGATTCCCACGACCAGCGGCACCGGCTCCGAGGTAAGCCGTTTTGCGGTGATTACGGATAAAGACAAGGGCGTCAAGTATCCGCTGGTGGATGACAGTCTTCTTCCCGATGTGGCGCTGCTGGATGCCCGGCTGGTGGAGAGTGCGCCGCCCTCTGTGACGGCGGATACCGGAATCGATGTGTTTACACACGCTGTGGAGGCTTTCGTATCCACAGGAAGAAATGATTTCACGGACGCCTGCGCGGAGAAAGCAATCAAGCTGGTAAACCACTATCTGATGACCGCCTATAAGAATCCGGGAGATTTAAAGGCGCGCCAGGGAATGCACAATGCGTCCTGTCTGGCGGGCATTGCGTTTTCCAACGCAGGACTGGGACTGAATCACGGCATGGCTCA
This is a stretch of genomic DNA from Marvinbryantia formatexigens DSM 14469. It encodes these proteins:
- a CDS encoding DUF2284 domain-containing protein translates to MYRTQICVKTLKVTEWIAEYCQPETFVPLCRECPEYQKNWSCPPGVPPVKEIAGKYRYVQAIGLKVIYEERVRKEALTAPGRAEELREQSYGAAKKKMLQALLALEKVITPSQTIMAGCCVLCGRCARIDGKPCRHPEEMRYSFSGLGFDLGRISGELLEMPLLWQKEGLPEYNVAIAAFLHN
- a CDS encoding 1-propanol dehydrogenase PduQ, which translates into the protein MEQFGVRTRIVMGDGLDAMIGRMKRVFVVTDSFMASSGKADYVTARLDKARVEYTVFSDISGEPDIGMVTAGTSRMLEFEPDTVICMGGGAAIDAAKAIVFVARKAGDSKAVEFIAIPTTSGTGSEVSRFAVITDKDKGVKYPLVDDSLLPDVALLDARLVESAPPSVTADTGIDVFTHAVEAFVSTGRNDFTDACAEKAIKLVNHYLMTAYKNPGDLKARQGMHNASCLAGIAFSNAGLGLNHGMAHAMGARFHIPHGRANGILLPYVMSFNAGCAAEKLTPTAKRYAQISRLLRLDTSNVRQSALNMIRTARSFIKRMNMPSTIEAAGVTKEQFEAELDAMAAAALADSCTASNPQPVTLEDIKAVYRKAFTGKLP